One window of Halopelagius longus genomic DNA carries:
- a CDS encoding V-type ATP synthase subunit E — protein MSLDNVVEDIRGEARARAEEIREAGERRATEIIEEAEADAEDLLEAREADVERQIEQEREQALSSAKLEAKQQRLEARRDVLEDVRSQVEDELASLSGDRREELTRELIDAAADEFDESDDVVVYGRADDADLLEDVLEDYDGFSYGGERDCLGGVVVESESSRVRVNNTFDSILEGVWEDNLKEVSTRLFDQ, from the coding sequence ATGAGTTTGGATAACGTCGTCGAAGATATACGAGGCGAAGCACGCGCGCGTGCGGAGGAAATTCGAGAGGCCGGTGAGCGCCGCGCTACCGAAATCATCGAGGAGGCCGAGGCCGACGCCGAGGATCTCCTCGAAGCGCGGGAGGCCGACGTCGAGCGCCAGATCGAGCAGGAGCGCGAGCAGGCGCTCTCCAGCGCGAAACTGGAGGCGAAACAGCAGCGCCTCGAAGCCCGACGCGACGTCCTCGAAGACGTCCGCAGTCAAGTCGAGGACGAACTCGCCTCGCTCTCCGGCGACCGCCGCGAAGAACTGACCCGCGAACTCATCGACGCCGCGGCCGACGAGTTCGACGAGAGCGACGACGTCGTCGTCTACGGCCGCGCCGACGACGCCGACTTGCTCGAAGACGTTCTCGAGGACTACGACGGCTTCAGCTACGGGGGCGAACGCGACTGCCTCGGTGGCGTCGTCGTCGAGAGCGAGTCCTCGCGCGTCAGAGTGAACAACACGTTCGACTCCATCCTCGAGGGCGTCTGGGAGGACAACCTCAAGGAAGTGAGCACCCGACTGTTCGACCAATGA
- a CDS encoding V-type ATP synthase subunit I: MLRPEQMSKVSVTGSKRVMDPVIETVHDLNLLHVTDYDDTWEGFDPGDPVEGAEEASEKLVTVRSLESMLDVSDDDAGPTRIVTDEALESDLEEIREQVNDLDDERQELRQELREVEERIDAMSPFVDLGIDLDLLSGYDTLQVAVGHGQRDQIERALVDADDIRSHEVFAGDDTLAVFAYPSKHADDSALADALVGADFVSIEVPDAEGNPQNYVRDLEQEAQQIRSNLDSVEDELESLKLDAAGFLLAAEEKLSIDVQKTEAPLSFATTENAFIAEGWIPSERYTEFKATLKETVGDSVQVEELERASFSSDGSDHIREDIPAGPGGDGTGTPTAADGGDADEARADGGSAVVMRNDEPPTVQNNPGAVQPFEILVNAVSKPSYFELDPTVILFLTFPLLFGFMIGDLGYGLIYMGIGYFLWSKFDERPAFKSMGGVTLAAGLFTAIFGVLYGEIFGLHLISSYFWEGVLHMSHPPIEKGLSPATSEWALGWLVVSLLVGIVHLNIGYIFDFVENYELHDLKHAIFESASWILMLNGLWVWIFSDAVSGTAPDFLYTTFSADGIIPLGFNGFPTMELFTIPVVNAPFTLPLLVFFVGLALLVMGEPIEAVEFINVLVNVLSYTRIGAVMLAKAGMAFTVNLLFFGVYAVPSGHGDEWHFMLDHGPEYVLEHHSEATIMFGGLLHGDAATILIGLLVLVIGHLLVLLLGVTSAGLQAVRLEYVEFFNKFFQGGGREYEPFGYERRYTTED; this comes from the coding sequence ATGCTCAGACCTGAGCAGATGAGCAAGGTCTCCGTGACCGGGTCCAAGCGCGTGATGGACCCCGTCATCGAGACGGTCCACGACCTGAACCTGCTTCACGTCACGGACTACGACGACACGTGGGAGGGCTTCGACCCGGGCGACCCCGTCGAGGGAGCCGAGGAGGCCTCCGAAAAGCTCGTCACCGTCCGCTCGCTCGAGAGCATGCTCGACGTCTCCGACGACGACGCGGGGCCGACCCGCATCGTCACCGACGAGGCGTTGGAGTCCGACCTCGAAGAGATCCGAGAGCAGGTCAACGACCTCGACGACGAACGGCAGGAGCTTCGACAGGAGCTCCGCGAGGTCGAGGAACGAATCGACGCGATGTCGCCGTTCGTCGACCTCGGCATCGACCTCGACCTGCTCTCGGGGTACGACACCCTGCAGGTCGCCGTCGGACACGGACAACGGGACCAGATAGAACGCGCCCTCGTGGACGCCGACGACATCCGCTCTCACGAGGTGTTCGCGGGCGACGATACGCTCGCCGTGTTCGCCTACCCCTCGAAGCACGCCGACGATTCGGCGCTCGCGGACGCCCTCGTCGGTGCGGACTTCGTCTCCATCGAAGTGCCCGACGCGGAGGGGAACCCCCAGAACTACGTCCGGGACCTCGAACAGGAGGCCCAACAGATCCGCTCGAACCTCGACTCCGTCGAGGACGAACTCGAGAGCCTGAAGCTCGACGCCGCGGGCTTCCTCCTCGCCGCCGAGGAGAAGCTCTCCATCGACGTCCAGAAGACGGAAGCGCCGCTTTCGTTCGCGACGACGGAGAACGCGTTCATCGCCGAGGGGTGGATTCCCTCCGAGCGCTACACCGAGTTCAAAGCCACGCTGAAGGAGACCGTCGGCGACAGCGTGCAGGTCGAAGAACTCGAACGCGCGTCGTTCAGTTCCGACGGCAGCGACCACATCCGCGAGGACATCCCCGCGGGCCCCGGCGGCGACGGCACGGGCACGCCGACTGCGGCCGACGGCGGGGACGCCGACGAGGCGCGCGCCGACGGCGGGAGCGCGGTCGTGATGCGGAACGACGAACCGCCGACGGTGCAGAACAACCCCGGCGCGGTTCAGCCGTTCGAGATTCTGGTGAACGCCGTCAGCAAGCCGAGCTACTTCGAGCTCGACCCGACGGTCATCCTGTTCCTGACGTTCCCGCTTCTGTTCGGGTTCATGATCGGTGACCTCGGCTACGGCCTCATCTACATGGGAATCGGCTACTTCCTGTGGTCGAAGTTCGACGAGCGCCCGGCGTTCAAGAGCATGGGCGGCGTCACCCTCGCGGCCGGTCTGTTCACGGCCATCTTCGGCGTCCTGTACGGCGAGATATTCGGGCTGCACCTCATCTCGTCGTACTTCTGGGAGGGCGTGCTCCACATGAGCCACCCGCCGATAGAGAAGGGTCTCTCCCCCGCCACCAGCGAGTGGGCGCTCGGATGGCTCGTCGTGAGCCTGCTCGTCGGCATCGTCCACCTCAACATCGGATACATCTTCGACTTCGTCGAGAACTACGAGCTCCACGACCTGAAGCACGCCATCTTCGAGAGCGCCTCGTGGATTCTGATGCTGAACGGCCTGTGGGTCTGGATATTCAGCGACGCCGTCAGCGGAACCGCACCGGACTTCCTCTACACGACGTTCTCCGCCGACGGAATCATCCCGCTCGGATTCAACGGCTTCCCGACGATGGAACTGTTCACCATTCCGGTGGTCAACGCGCCGTTCACGTTGCCGCTCTTGGTGTTCTTCGTCGGACTCGCCCTCCTCGTGATGGGCGAACCCATCGAGGCCGTCGAGTTCATCAACGTGCTCGTGAACGTGCTGTCGTACACGCGTATCGGCGCGGTGATGCTGGCGAAGGCGGGGATGGCCTTCACGGTCAACCTCCTGTTCTTCGGCGTGTACGCCGTTCCGAGCGGCCACGGTGACGAGTGGCACTTCATGCTCGACCACGGTCCGGAGTACGTCCTCGAGCACCACAGCGAGGCGACGATCATGTTCGGTGGCCTCCTCCACGGCGACGCGGCGACCATCCTCATCGGTCTGCTCGTCCTCGTGATCGGCCACCTCCTCGTGCTCCTCCTCGGCGTGACCAGCGCCGGCCTGCAGGCGGTGCGTCTCGAGTACGTGGAGTTCTTCAACAAGTTCTTCCAAGGCGGCGGCCGCGAGTACGAGCCGTTCGGTTACGAGCGTCGTTACACCACCGAAGACTAA
- the ahaH gene encoding ATP synthase archaeal subunit H, whose translation MPRPEVLERIKTAENEADDIVAEAEADREERIAEARREAEEIRQQAEEEAREYEEERLDEARSEIEEEREEILKRGEDAREELVEDAQTNADEAVEYAIERFEEAVHAQT comes from the coding sequence ATGCCGAGACCAGAGGTTCTCGAACGGATCAAGACTGCCGAGAACGAGGCCGACGACATCGTCGCAGAGGCCGAGGCCGACCGCGAGGAGCGTATCGCGGAGGCGCGACGCGAGGCAGAGGAGATCCGTCAACAGGCCGAGGAAGAGGCGCGTGAATACGAGGAGGAACGTCTCGACGAAGCTCGCTCAGAGATCGAGGAGGAGCGCGAGGAGATTCTGAAGCGCGGCGAGGACGCGCGCGAGGAGCTCGTCGAAGACGCGCAGACAAACGCTGACGAGGCGGTCGAATACGCCATCGAACGGTTCGAGGAGGCGGTGCATGCTCAGACCTGA
- a CDS encoding methyltransferase domain-containing protein has protein sequence MGVLEDKSRARLFYKYLSKVYDRVNPFIWNEEMRDEALELLDLRPDDRVLDVGCGTGFATEGLLRYTDDVHGLDQSAHQLERAFAKFGKDDDVRFYRGDAERLPFADDSFDAVWSSGSIEYWPNPVAALREFRRVVEPGGRVLVVGPDYPKTTLFQKLADSIMLFYDEHEAQRMFEEAGFVDIEHHIQQARPGTPRAITTVARAPDDESADDESAETVETDA, from the coding sequence ATGGGAGTCCTCGAAGACAAATCACGGGCCCGTCTGTTCTACAAGTATCTCTCGAAGGTGTACGACCGCGTGAACCCCTTCATCTGGAACGAGGAGATGCGCGACGAAGCGCTCGAACTCCTCGACCTTCGGCCGGACGACCGGGTGTTGGACGTGGGCTGTGGGACCGGTTTCGCCACCGAGGGACTCCTCCGCTACACCGACGACGTTCACGGACTCGACCAGAGCGCCCACCAGCTCGAACGGGCGTTCGCCAAGTTCGGGAAGGACGACGACGTGCGCTTCTACCGCGGCGACGCGGAGCGTCTCCCCTTCGCGGACGACTCCTTCGACGCCGTCTGGTCGTCGGGCTCCATCGAGTACTGGCCGAACCCCGTCGCGGCGCTCCGGGAGTTCCGCCGCGTCGTCGAACCCGGCGGTCGCGTCCTCGTCGTCGGTCCCGACTACCCGAAGACGACGCTGTTCCAGAAGCTCGCGGACAGCATCATGCTGTTCTACGACGAACACGAGGCCCAGCGGATGTTCGAGGAGGCCGGCTTCGTCGACATCGAGCACCACATCCAACAGGCCCGCCCCGGCACTCCGCGCGCCATCACGACGGTGGCTCGCGCGCCCGACGACGAATCGGCCGACGACGAGTCGGCCGAAACCGTCGAGACCGACGCGTAG
- a CDS encoding type IV pilin, giving the protein MSDRALSPLVGIVVLVGVTVVLTAVVGAGTVALSADSTPTPTSGHSTARVAFSLSVEGDTVALTHERGPSLSVRRLSVRVEIDGTPLRRQPPVPFFSARGFRSGPTGPFNAAADGTWSAGERASFTVAGTNDPSLADGRTVTVTVYGDGGRLARLSAGVGT; this is encoded by the coding sequence GTGTCCGACCGCGCCCTCTCACCGCTCGTCGGTATCGTCGTTCTCGTCGGCGTCACCGTCGTTCTGACCGCCGTCGTCGGCGCGGGAACCGTCGCTCTGTCAGCGGACTCTACTCCGACGCCGACTTCCGGCCACTCGACGGCGCGCGTCGCGTTCTCGCTCTCCGTCGAGGGCGACACGGTGGCGCTAACGCACGAACGCGGCCCCTCGCTCTCGGTGCGGCGGCTCAGCGTCCGCGTCGAAATCGACGGGACGCCGCTGCGCCGCCAACCGCCCGTTCCGTTCTTCTCCGCGCGCGGTTTTCGCTCGGGTCCGACGGGGCCGTTCAACGCCGCCGCCGACGGAACGTGGTCCGCGGGCGAACGCGCGTCGTTCACCGTCGCGGGGACGAACGACCCGTCGCTCGCGGACGGGCGGACGGTGACGGTGACCGTGTACGGGGACGGCGGGCGTCTCGCGCGACTCTCGGCCGGCGTCGGAACGTGA
- a CDS encoding DUF7094 domain-containing protein codes for MRALPVTFAVLLVLSSVAAAAGTTATPPDTAAPLQTADSLRGGPVVDEETRQVAPSRGLVTNETAQEEALGVLGIPPSAVRRSTLETRTVDLGPALSVESNATAAHMETVRRIDRIESASTVERRQQLLLGELSNIEQRVIDLRARQRRVLSAYSAGEISSRKLLLELAIIDVQASELEQRRDRIEEIALQTPDFSITERSADLERELETFTGPVRSHAVQVFSGEAESSRFFVQSGPDSVVLGVIDNGTYVREAYRGTLRQRGAASITTPEALNITAEAYPNIYALRLAQNGTDVVGSGDSYLVRIQHHRGQLSAFVDSGAKTVFKEYQHRPLDTMETTEAGTSVKDGLKLTAYRTYSGGPVLIQLNDSETGEPVDARITVGPAGGRSTSVGRTGDDGQLWALAPGQSYQITAIDDISVVLLSVDASEPPRIHDGATNRTTATPEA; via the coding sequence ATGAGAGCCCTCCCCGTAACGTTCGCCGTCCTCCTCGTCCTCTCGTCCGTCGCCGCCGCGGCGGGGACGACGGCCACACCGCCGGATACGGCCGCCCCGCTCCAGACGGCGGATTCGCTCCGAGGCGGACCGGTCGTAGACGAGGAGACTCGCCAAGTCGCGCCGTCGCGGGGGCTGGTCACGAACGAGACGGCGCAAGAGGAGGCCCTGGGCGTCCTCGGCATCCCGCCGAGCGCCGTCCGACGGAGCACGCTCGAAACGCGGACCGTGGACCTCGGGCCGGCGCTCTCCGTGGAGTCGAACGCGACCGCCGCGCACATGGAGACGGTGCGCCGAATCGACCGCATCGAGTCCGCGTCGACCGTCGAACGCCGCCAACAGTTGCTGTTGGGGGAACTGAGCAACATCGAACAGCGCGTCATCGACCTGCGGGCGCGCCAGCGACGGGTTCTGTCCGCCTACAGCGCGGGCGAGATATCCTCGCGGAAGCTCCTCCTCGAACTCGCGATCATCGACGTTCAGGCGTCCGAACTGGAGCAACGGCGCGACAGAATCGAGGAGATAGCGCTGCAGACGCCGGACTTCTCCATCACCGAACGCTCGGCCGACCTCGAACGGGAGCTCGAGACGTTCACCGGTCCCGTTCGGAGCCACGCCGTGCAGGTTTTTAGCGGGGAGGCGGAGTCGTCCCGATTCTTCGTTCAGTCCGGCCCAGACAGCGTCGTCCTCGGCGTCATCGACAACGGGACGTACGTCAGAGAGGCGTACCGCGGGACCCTCCGCCAGCGCGGCGCGGCGAGCATCACGACGCCCGAGGCGTTGAACATCACCGCGGAGGCGTACCCGAACATCTACGCGCTCCGCCTCGCCCAGAACGGCACCGACGTCGTCGGCTCCGGCGACAGCTACCTCGTCCGAATCCAACATCACCGCGGACAGCTCTCGGCGTTCGTCGACAGCGGGGCCAAGACCGTGTTCAAGGAGTACCAGCACCGCCCGCTCGATACGATGGAGACGACGGAGGCCGGAACGTCCGTCAAGGACGGCCTCAAACTGACGGCGTACCGGACGTACTCCGGCGGCCCGGTGCTCATCCAACTGAACGACTCCGAGACGGGCGAACCCGTCGACGCCAGAATCACCGTCGGTCCGGCGGGCGGGCGCAGTACCAGCGTCGGCCGGACCGGAGACGACGGGCAGTTGTGGGCGCTCGCGCCCGGTCAGTCGTACCAGATAACCGCCATCGACGACATCTCGGTCGTCCTGCTCTCCGTCGACGCCTCGGAACCGCCGCGCATCCACGACGGGGCGACCAACCGGACGACGGCGACTCCCGAAGCGTAG
- a CDS encoding helix-turn-helix transcriptional regulator, whose amino-acid sequence MRSVALFTALLLVLSGVGPAVAAPDSAAAASGADGAAALRSSADGAVRAQTASSLGQSPETVMRVDLRADQSAEWRVEVRYQLDDENETRAFERVGRRYERGESDVGVDADLFRNVASQASNTTGREMEIRNATYDYSVNDGTGTLSMSFVWTNFLKEGEGQSLRLSDVFLVPSDQSESTPTWLSLMGENQRMIIEPPEGYTTNTTSIPVKQQNNAIILEGPSDFNNDGRLVVTYRQTARERFEWPLYLGGGAVVLVALALGAAVVLRGRRDDGTGAPANATDGSPPGGATAATNGGTPAGGPVPAGDPEGNADAVAGPTEPGGDGDGDADEDEVDVSLLSDEERVEHLLEQNGGRMKQANIVKETGWSDAKVSQLLSAMADDGRVTKLRLGRENLISLPDEDGPDDEIA is encoded by the coding sequence ATGCGGAGTGTCGCACTTTTCACAGCCCTCCTCCTCGTGCTCTCCGGCGTCGGACCCGCCGTCGCCGCGCCGGACTCGGCGGCCGCCGCGTCCGGGGCGGACGGAGCCGCCGCCCTCCGCTCGTCGGCGGACGGCGCCGTCCGGGCACAGACAGCCTCCTCGCTCGGCCAATCACCGGAGACGGTGATGCGGGTCGACCTGCGAGCGGACCAAAGCGCCGAGTGGCGCGTCGAGGTCAGATACCAACTCGACGACGAGAACGAGACGCGCGCGTTCGAGCGAGTCGGCCGCCGGTACGAACGCGGCGAGTCGGACGTCGGCGTCGACGCCGACCTGTTCAGGAACGTCGCCTCGCAGGCCAGCAACACGACGGGCCGGGAGATGGAGATTCGGAACGCGACGTACGACTACTCCGTGAACGACGGCACCGGTACGCTCTCGATGTCGTTCGTCTGGACGAACTTCCTGAAAGAGGGCGAGGGCCAGAGCCTCCGCCTCAGCGACGTCTTCCTCGTCCCGAGCGACCAGTCGGAATCGACGCCGACGTGGCTGTCGCTGATGGGCGAGAACCAGCGGATGATAATCGAACCGCCCGAGGGGTACACGACGAACACGACGAGCATCCCGGTGAAACAGCAGAACAACGCCATCATCCTCGAGGGCCCCTCCGACTTCAACAACGACGGCCGTCTCGTCGTCACGTACCGACAGACCGCCCGAGAGCGCTTCGAGTGGCCCCTCTACCTCGGCGGCGGGGCCGTCGTCCTCGTCGCACTCGCACTCGGCGCGGCGGTGGTGCTCCGCGGCCGACGCGACGACGGCACGGGCGCACCCGCCAACGCGACGGACGGGTCGCCGCCCGGCGGCGCGACGGCGGCGACGAACGGCGGCACGCCCGCGGGCGGCCCGGTACCGGCGGGCGACCCCGAGGGGAACGCCGACGCCGTCGCCGGACCGACCGAACCCGGAGGCGACGGGGACGGCGACGCCGACGAGGACGAGGTGGACGTGTCGCTCCTCTCGGACGAGGAACGCGTCGAGCACCTCCTCGAACAGAACGGCGGGCGGATGAAGCAGGCGAACATCGTCAAAGAGACCGGCTGGTCCGACGCCAAGGTGTCGCAACTGCTCTCGGCGATGGCCGACGACGGGCGCGTGACGAAACTCCGCCTCGGTCGGGAGAACCTCATCTCCCTGCCGGACGAGGACGGCCCGGACGACGAGATAGCCTGA
- a CDS encoding electron transfer flavoprotein subunit beta/FixA family protein has protein sequence MKVLVTVKEVAEVQDDFEIADLEVDPRYLEYDLNEWDEYAVEEAVQLKEAAEAEVEVVSVTVGPERSEETIRMALAKGVDRAVRIWDDALEGRGLMDVAAKARLLGAVVEEEDPDLVLSGVQANDTGFGATGVYLAESVGFEWGAVVNALDKERVLDEGVAGVHRELEGGVEELSEIDIPAVLTIQTGINEPRYASLRGIRQAQSKEIAARSLSDLGFDASAVESRLTLTDMYEPPSESDATFFEGEAGEQAAQLADALREKGVGAE, from the coding sequence ATGAAGGTTCTCGTGACCGTAAAGGAGGTCGCGGAGGTGCAGGACGACTTCGAGATAGCGGACCTCGAAGTCGATCCGCGGTATCTCGAGTACGACCTCAACGAGTGGGACGAGTACGCGGTCGAAGAGGCCGTGCAACTGAAGGAGGCGGCCGAAGCGGAGGTCGAAGTCGTCTCGGTGACCGTCGGTCCGGAGCGAAGCGAGGAGACGATTCGGATGGCGCTGGCGAAGGGCGTCGACCGCGCCGTTCGCATCTGGGACGACGCACTCGAAGGGCGGGGCCTGATGGACGTGGCCGCGAAGGCGCGACTCCTCGGGGCCGTCGTCGAGGAGGAGGACCCCGACCTCGTACTGTCGGGTGTGCAGGCGAACGACACCGGATTCGGCGCCACGGGCGTCTACCTCGCCGAGAGCGTCGGGTTCGAGTGGGGTGCCGTCGTGAACGCCCTCGACAAGGAGCGAGTCCTCGACGAGGGCGTCGCCGGCGTCCACCGCGAACTCGAAGGCGGCGTCGAGGAACTGTCGGAGATAGATATTCCGGCGGTGTTGACCATCCAGACCGGTATCAACGAACCGCGGTACGCCAGCCTCCGCGGCATCCGACAGGCGCAGTCCAAGGAGATAGCGGCGCGGTCGCTCTCCGACCTCGGCTTCGACGCCTCGGCGGTCGAGAGCAGACTGACCCTCACCGACATGTACGAACCGCCGAGCGAGTCGGACGCGACGTTCTTCGAGGGCGAAGCCGGGGAGCAGGCGGCGCAACTGGCCGACGCCCTCCGCGAGAAGGGGGTGGGCGCCGAATGA
- a CDS encoding electron transfer flavoprotein subunit alpha/FixB family protein: protein MSSDVLVVADHRRGGLRDVSYELLTLGRRLTSETGGALHVAVISGQVEEFAEELNCEGVDVVHTVDHGEEFNHDVYVQAVEALSAELDPRFLVMPHSVNGLDYAPAVASRLDLPLVTDATDVAFDGTLTVTREMFGSKVETTVEVEDERAAVTVRGGEWIPAEEPGDAEIRPFDFEPDESAVNSYVTGYQEVGNGDVDISDADVLVSVGRGIEEEENLELVERLADALGATLSASRPIVDNGWLPANRQVGQSGKVVTPEVYIAIGISGAVQHVAGMKGSDTIVAINTDPNAPIFDIADYGVVGDLFDVVPPLIEQFE from the coding sequence ATGAGTTCCGACGTACTCGTCGTCGCCGACCACCGCCGCGGCGGCCTGCGCGACGTGAGTTACGAGCTTCTGACGCTCGGACGGAGGTTGACCTCGGAGACGGGCGGCGCACTCCACGTCGCCGTCATCAGCGGACAGGTGGAGGAGTTCGCCGAGGAGTTGAACTGCGAGGGCGTGGACGTCGTCCACACGGTCGACCACGGCGAGGAGTTCAACCACGACGTGTACGTGCAGGCCGTCGAAGCCCTCTCGGCGGAACTCGACCCGCGGTTCCTCGTCATGCCGCACTCGGTGAACGGCCTCGACTACGCGCCCGCCGTGGCGAGTCGCCTCGACCTGCCCCTCGTGACGGACGCGACGGACGTGGCGTTCGACGGAACGCTCACGGTGACGCGGGAGATGTTCGGGTCGAAAGTGGAGACGACCGTGGAGGTGGAGGACGAACGCGCGGCCGTGACCGTCCGCGGCGGCGAGTGGATACCCGCCGAAGAGCCGGGGGACGCGGAGATACGGCCGTTCGACTTCGAACCCGACGAGAGCGCAGTCAACTCCTACGTCACCGGCTACCAGGAGGTCGGCAACGGCGACGTGGACATCTCCGACGCCGACGTTCTCGTCTCCGTCGGGCGCGGCATCGAAGAGGAGGAGAACCTCGAACTCGTCGAGCGTCTGGCCGACGCACTCGGCGCGACCCTCTCTGCGTCGCGACCCATCGTCGACAACGGGTGGCTCCCGGCGAACCGGCAGGTCGGCCAGTCCGGCAAAGTCGTCACGCCGGAGGTGTACATCGCCATCGGCATCTCCGGAGCCGTCCAGCACGTCGCCGGGATGAAAGGCTCCGACACCATCGTCGCCATCAACACCGACCCGAACGCCCCCATCTTCGACATCGCGGACTACGGCGTCGTCGGCGACCTGTTCGACGTGGTTCCGCCGCTCATCGAACAGTTCGAGTGA
- a CDS encoding polyprenyl synthetase family protein: MEYLERRVSMVEERLESVIEAVDPPELSDELGHVALAGGKRVRPAVTILACEACGGDPEDAVDFAVSVELVHNASLVIDDIIDRSDIRRGTKSAWAEYGYGPAIIASDGLLGEAFALLSVNERATQIVAESMVELGEGEATELVARPRNEPEYMELARRKTGALFRAAAELGAVAAHADPFTVEAFGEYAERVGVAFQIRDDVLDATADADELGKPTGQDAEMDRPSLVQVTNLTPEEANRRAHDQSEMALDALETAELGDTEALGYLTDLAEFVVVRER, from the coding sequence ATGGAATATCTGGAGCGTCGGGTCTCCATGGTCGAGGAACGCCTCGAATCGGTCATCGAGGCGGTGGACCCGCCGGAACTGTCGGACGAACTGGGCCACGTCGCGCTCGCGGGGGGAAAGCGCGTCCGGCCCGCGGTGACGATTCTCGCGTGCGAGGCGTGCGGCGGCGACCCCGAGGACGCGGTCGATTTCGCGGTGAGCGTCGAACTCGTCCACAACGCGTCGTTGGTCATCGACGACATCATCGACCGCTCGGACATCCGGCGCGGGACGAAGAGCGCGTGGGCCGAGTACGGCTACGGCCCGGCCATCATCGCCTCCGACGGCTTGCTGGGCGAGGCGTTCGCCCTCCTGTCGGTGAACGAACGGGCGACGCAGATAGTCGCGGAGTCGATGGTCGAACTCGGCGAGGGCGAGGCGACGGAACTGGTCGCCCGGCCGAGGAACGAACCGGAGTACATGGAACTCGCGCGGCGGAAGACCGGAGCGCTGTTTCGCGCGGCGGCGGAACTCGGGGCCGTGGCCGCCCACGCCGACCCCTTCACCGTCGAGGCGTTCGGGGAGTACGCCGAACGCGTCGGCGTCGCGTTCCAGATACGCGACGACGTCCTCGACGCGACGGCCGACGCCGACGAACTCGGCAAACCGACCGGACAGGACGCGGAGATGGACCGCCCCTCCTTGGTGCAGGTGACGAACCTCACGCCGGAGGAGGCGAACCGCCGCGCGCACGACCAATCGGAGATGGCGCTCGACGCACTCGAAACGGCGGAGTTGGGGGATACGGAAGCGCTCGGCTACCTGACCGACCTCGCGGAGTTCGTCGTCGTCCGCGAGCGGTGA
- a CDS encoding DUF373 family protein, with amino-acid sequence MLLVLCVDLDDDLGRKTGLDTPVVGRDVVEEAAVALATADPEDSDVNVLFQGIHEYEALGADPEVGEEVEVAAVTGTQGSDVKANRAIGEEIDRVLAGLSTGENVRAIVITDGAQDESVLPVIRSRVPIDSVRRVVVRQAQDLESIYYTMKQVLADPETRGTILVPLGILLLIYPFVTIASLFDVPGAAVLGLISALLGLYTLFRGLGLETVVDDTVDQVRDVLYEGRVTLITYVAAAALMVVGGFRGVALLETVRAGVGTDPSAPVVLAALVHGAVQWFAAAGVTSSLGQVTDEYLADRFKWRYLNAPFYVVAIAIVLYAVSGFILPSGVPGAESFTLTDLAVGLTAGTLLGVLSTLVFAIAESRFPTAVEPTRG; translated from the coding sequence ATGCTACTGGTCCTCTGCGTGGACCTCGACGACGACCTCGGCCGGAAGACGGGACTCGACACCCCCGTCGTCGGCCGAGACGTCGTCGAGGAGGCCGCGGTGGCGCTCGCGACCGCAGACCCCGAGGACTCCGACGTGAACGTCCTCTTTCAGGGTATCCACGAGTACGAGGCCCTCGGCGCGGACCCCGAGGTGGGCGAGGAGGTGGAAGTCGCCGCGGTCACGGGGACCCAAGGGAGCGACGTGAAGGCGAATCGCGCCATCGGCGAGGAGATAGACCGCGTGCTCGCGGGCCTCTCGACGGGCGAGAACGTCCGCGCCATCGTCATCACCGACGGCGCGCAGGACGAGTCCGTCCTGCCGGTCATCCGGTCGCGCGTCCCCATCGACAGCGTCCGCCGCGTCGTCGTCCGGCAGGCGCAGGACCTCGAATCCATCTACTACACGATGAAGCAGGTGCTCGCGGACCCCGAGACGCGCGGCACCATCCTCGTGCCCCTCGGCATCCTGCTTCTCATCTACCCGTTCGTCACCATCGCCAGCCTGTTCGACGTACCGGGCGCGGCCGTCCTCGGCCTCATCTCGGCGCTCCTCGGCCTCTACACGCTGTTCCGCGGCCTCGGGCTGGAGACGGTCGTCGACGACACCGTCGACCAGGTGCGCGACGTCCTCTACGAGGGGCGCGTCACGCTCATCACGTACGTCGCCGCCGCCGCCCTCATGGTCGTCGGCGGGTTCCGCGGCGTCGCCCTCTTGGAAACCGTCCGCGCGGGCGTCGGCACCGACCCCTCCGCGCCCGTCGTCCTCGCGGCCCTCGTCCACGGCGCGGTGCAGTGGTTCGCCGCCGCGGGCGTCACCTCCAGTCTCGGGCAGGTGACCGACGAGTACCTCGCGGACCGTTTCAAGTGGCGCTACCTCAACGCGCCGTTCTACGTCGTCGCCATCGCCATCGTCCTCTACGCCGTCTCGGGCTTCATCCTCCCGTCGGGCGTCCCCGGCGCGGAGTCGTTCACGCTCACGGACCTCGCGGTGGGGCTGACCGCCGGCACGTTGCTCGGCGTCCTCAGCACCCTCGTGTTCGCAATCGCCGAGTCGCGGTTTCCGACGGCGGTCGAACCGACCCGCGGGTGA